One Chitinophaga sp. H8 DNA window includes the following coding sequences:
- a CDS encoding MFS transporter, with the protein MKNELKQVLQLPVIVAALGYFVDIYDLLLFSIVRVQSLQDLGVSPDHLLEKGVFLINMQMIGMLIGGVLWGIMGDKKGRLSVLFGSILMYSLANIANGFVQTELQYAILRLIAGIGLAGELGAGITLVAEILPKEVRGYGTSLVAGVGLLGAVLANIVSEMFDWRMAYMIGGGLGLLLLIMRVSISESGIYSAVKKQKEVNKGNFFALFANKQRLMRYVRCILIGLPIWFVIGVLMTFSPEFGVAFGITTAVSAGKAVMYGYIGLSMGDLISGVLSQQLKSRKKVVGLFIAFTTMAMLVYLYYPWSTDGGLYFCCWLAGMSIGYWALFVTIAAEQFGTNLRATVATTVPNFIRGAVVPITFLFMQARTVWGIITAALVVGLFTVAIAVWALYKLEETYHRQLDFTEADDDQLVPVRD; encoded by the coding sequence ATGAAAAATGAGTTGAAGCAGGTGTTGCAACTTCCGGTAATTGTAGCTGCACTTGGATATTTTGTAGATATCTATGATTTGCTGTTATTCAGTATTGTGCGGGTACAGAGCTTGCAGGATCTGGGGGTATCACCGGATCACCTGTTGGAGAAGGGGGTATTTCTGATTAACATGCAGATGATAGGGATGCTGATAGGGGGTGTTTTATGGGGTATTATGGGAGATAAGAAAGGGCGGTTGTCTGTATTATTTGGTTCTATCCTGATGTATTCCCTGGCCAATATTGCCAATGGTTTTGTACAAACAGAGCTGCAGTATGCGATCCTGCGGTTAATAGCTGGTATTGGTTTAGCAGGGGAGCTGGGAGCTGGTATTACCCTGGTAGCAGAAATACTGCCCAAGGAAGTGCGTGGGTATGGTACTTCGCTGGTAGCCGGTGTAGGGCTTTTGGGAGCGGTACTGGCAAACATTGTTTCGGAAATGTTTGATTGGCGGATGGCCTATATGATAGGAGGCGGACTGGGGTTATTGTTGTTGATCATGCGGGTAAGCATTAGTGAATCCGGCATTTATAGTGCGGTAAAAAAGCAAAAGGAGGTAAACAAGGGGAATTTCTTTGCACTGTTTGCCAATAAGCAGCGGTTGATGCGTTATGTACGTTGTATATTGATCGGGTTACCTATCTGGTTTGTGATTGGCGTATTGATGACATTCAGTCCGGAGTTTGGCGTAGCCTTTGGCATTACCACAGCAGTATCTGCTGGAAAAGCGGTGATGTATGGTTATATAGGACTTTCCATGGGAGATCTGATAAGTGGCGTGCTGAGTCAGCAGTTGAAAAGCAGGAAAAAGGTGGTAGGGCTGTTTATCGCCTTTACTACGATGGCCATGCTGGTGTATCTGTATTATCCATGGAGTACTGATGGGGGATTGTATTTCTGTTGCTGGCTGGCCGGAATGTCTATTGGTTATTGGGCGTTGTTTGTAACAATTGCTGCCGAGCAGTTTGGTACCAATCTGCGTGCCACGGTAGCTACCACCGTACCTAATTTTATCAGGGGAGCGGTAGTGCCTATTACCTTCCTGTTTATGCAGGCAAGAACGGTTTGGGGAATTATCACTGCTGCCCTGGTAGTAGGGTTATTTACTGTAGCCATTGCAGTATGGGCATTGTACAAGCTGGAGGAAACCTACCACCGGCAGTTGGATTTTACGGAAGCAGATGATGATCAGCTGGTACCGGTAAGAGATTAG
- a CDS encoding ATP-dependent helicase — protein sequence MISRETQQYHQRFQDVYQRLNERQREAVDNTEGPVMVIAGPGTGKTQILASRIGKILRDTDFLPQNILCLTYTDAGTVAMRKRLVDFIGPDAYRVNIHTFHSFCNEVIQDNLGMFDKTSLDPVSDLEKIQLLKKLIDGFDKKNPLKRYRGDVYFDMKNLASLFSNMKREGWTVAFIKDRIKAYLDSLPEREEFICKRATKNFKKGDIRTDKIEIEAEKMARLQAAVEQFTVFQGLMHAANRYDFDDMINWVIRAFEENPHLLADYKERYQYILVDEYQDTSGTQNKLIELLISGDETPNVFVVGDDDQSIYRFQGANVENMAQFATSFVQTLHTIVLTQNYRSVQNILDASMSLIDNNGNSRLVNQLPGLSKQLLASNDKLVPLNIPPVIRRYNTPKDEMAGITLAITGLIQDGVAPGKIAVIYRENKYGEELAEYFRLKGLPFYSKRNINLFNVPFARKILNLLRYLASELETPNSGDDLLFEIMHYDFYKIHPVDAAKISIKVAEKGFQEKTSIRQFLHDWQKTRNLSLFTEAPDDELIRLSRTLEKWIKEAHNVTLQQLFANMVNEGGILSHIMQSPEKIWLMKVLQSLFDFIKEETRRNPDLNIISLMQIVKLMESNNIPIEQVQVSGNEKGINLITGHGSKGLEFEYVFMAGTNSHLWEKKRKNSTGFSFPDTVFTTEATSTDEQELRRLFYVALTRAEKHLYISYPEFRQDGKPLEPSMFIAEILEYHQLPNERIELADEVMFDFESLHYAKDQAPEIARVDQLFVDAMLSNFVMNVTALNNYLDCPLGFFYKNLVRVPTGRSENTEFGSAVHFALEKLFQKMQENNNAFPTKEEFLRDFRWSMMRNRECFTKEAFDRRMEYGKDILTAYYDTYIGKWNTIVSVERNIRNVVINGVPIKGKVDKLEFDGSDINVVDYKTGDYEKAIKDYKKFEKPNERNPNGGDYWRQAVFYKLLLDNYRVKNWTVVSTEFDFIEPNKQKQYHKEKVFITKEDMTTVSQQITDTWTKIQNKEFYTGCGKEDCIWCNFVKDNKLYVALHEHMEEEEEI from the coding sequence ATGATTTCCCGCGAAACACAACAATACCACCAGCGCTTCCAGGATGTATATCAGCGGCTGAATGAACGGCAGCGGGAAGCAGTAGATAATACTGAAGGACCCGTCATGGTTATTGCCGGACCAGGTACCGGGAAAACACAAATCCTGGCTTCCCGTATCGGCAAAATCCTGAGGGATACCGACTTTCTGCCACAAAATATTCTCTGCCTTACCTATACGGATGCAGGTACTGTAGCTATGCGTAAACGCCTGGTAGACTTTATAGGACCTGATGCCTACCGGGTAAACATACATACCTTTCACTCCTTTTGCAATGAAGTGATCCAGGACAACCTCGGCATGTTTGATAAAACTTCCCTGGACCCCGTTTCTGATCTGGAAAAGATCCAGCTGCTGAAAAAACTGATTGACGGATTTGATAAGAAAAATCCTCTGAAACGCTACCGGGGAGATGTCTATTTTGATATGAAAAACCTGGCTTCCCTCTTTTCAAATATGAAACGGGAAGGATGGACCGTGGCCTTCATCAAAGATCGTATAAAAGCCTACCTGGATAGCCTGCCTGAACGGGAAGAATTTATCTGCAAACGGGCTACCAAAAACTTTAAGAAAGGTGATATACGTACCGATAAAATTGAAATAGAAGCGGAAAAAATGGCTCGGCTACAGGCGGCAGTAGAGCAGTTTACCGTATTTCAGGGCTTAATGCATGCGGCCAACCGTTATGATTTTGATGATATGATCAACTGGGTGATCCGGGCCTTTGAAGAAAATCCCCACCTCCTGGCAGATTATAAAGAACGTTATCAATATATACTGGTAGACGAATACCAGGATACCAGCGGTACCCAGAACAAACTTATCGAATTACTGATCAGCGGGGATGAAACCCCCAATGTGTTTGTAGTGGGTGATGATGACCAGTCTATTTACCGTTTTCAGGGAGCCAACGTAGAAAACATGGCCCAGTTTGCGACCAGTTTTGTGCAAACACTGCATACCATCGTGCTTACACAAAACTACCGTTCGGTACAAAACATCCTGGATGCTTCCATGTCTTTGATAGACAACAATGGCAACTCCAGGCTGGTGAATCAATTACCCGGACTCAGCAAACAACTGCTGGCCAGCAATGATAAACTGGTACCCTTAAATATCCCTCCCGTTATCAGACGGTATAATACTCCCAAAGATGAAATGGCAGGCATCACCCTGGCTATTACCGGACTTATCCAGGATGGGGTAGCTCCGGGGAAAATCGCCGTTATTTACCGGGAAAACAAATACGGGGAAGAGCTGGCAGAATATTTCCGGCTGAAAGGATTACCCTTTTATTCCAAACGGAACATCAACCTTTTTAATGTCCCGTTTGCCAGGAAAATACTTAACCTCTTGCGTTATTTAGCCAGTGAACTGGAAACGCCCAATAGCGGCGATGACCTCCTGTTTGAAATCATGCACTATGACTTCTATAAAATCCATCCGGTAGACGCGGCCAAAATAAGCATCAAAGTAGCTGAAAAAGGGTTCCAGGAAAAAACATCCATCCGGCAGTTCCTGCATGACTGGCAAAAAACCCGTAACCTGTCATTATTTACAGAAGCGCCGGACGATGAACTGATACGCCTGAGCCGTACACTGGAAAAATGGATCAAAGAAGCACATAACGTTACCCTGCAACAACTTTTTGCCAATATGGTGAATGAAGGAGGGATACTCAGCCATATTATGCAATCGCCGGAAAAGATATGGCTGATGAAGGTATTGCAATCACTGTTTGACTTTATCAAAGAAGAAACACGCCGCAATCCGGACCTCAATATCATCTCCCTCATGCAGATAGTGAAGCTCATGGAAAGCAATAATATTCCCATTGAACAGGTACAGGTTTCCGGTAATGAAAAAGGGATTAACCTGATTACCGGGCACGGCTCCAAAGGACTGGAATTTGAATATGTATTCATGGCGGGCACCAACTCCCACTTGTGGGAAAAGAAAAGGAAAAACAGTACCGGTTTTTCTTTCCCCGACACAGTATTTACTACAGAAGCTACTTCTACAGACGAACAGGAACTCCGGCGCCTGTTTTATGTAGCGCTTACCCGGGCAGAAAAACACCTGTATATCAGTTACCCCGAATTCCGGCAGGACGGGAAACCGCTGGAACCCAGTATGTTTATTGCAGAGATACTGGAATACCACCAGCTGCCCAATGAGCGGATAGAACTCGCTGATGAAGTGATGTTCGATTTTGAATCGTTACACTATGCTAAAGACCAGGCCCCTGAAATTGCACGGGTAGACCAGCTTTTTGTGGATGCGATGCTGAGTAACTTTGTTATGAATGTAACCGCCCTGAACAACTACCTGGATTGCCCGTTAGGGTTCTTTTATAAAAACCTGGTCAGGGTACCTACCGGCCGCTCCGAAAACACAGAGTTTGGTTCTGCGGTACACTTTGCACTGGAAAAGCTGTTCCAGAAAATGCAGGAAAACAATAATGCATTCCCCACCAAGGAAGAGTTCCTGCGCGACTTCCGCTGGAGCATGATGCGCAACCGGGAATGTTTTACCAAAGAGGCTTTTGACCGCCGGATGGAATATGGAAAAGATATCCTGACGGCTTATTACGATACCTATATCGGTAAATGGAATACAATTGTGAGCGTAGAACGCAATATCCGAAACGTAGTCATTAATGGAGTGCCGATTAAAGGTAAGGTGGATAAACTGGAATTTGATGGCAGCGATATTAATGTGGTGGATTACAAAACCGGCGACTACGAAAAGGCCATCAAAGACTATAAGAAATTTGAAAAACCCAATGAACGCAACCCCAACGGGGGCGATTACTGGCGGCAGGCTGTATTTTATAAACTACTGCTGGACAACTACCGGGTAAAGAACTGGACAGTGGTGAGCACCGAATTTGACTTCATTGAGCCTAACAAACAAAAACAGTATCATAAAGAGAAGGTGTTCATTACCAAAGAAGATATGACTACTGTGAGCCAGCAGATCACCGATACCTGGACTAAAATACAAAACAAGGAATTTTATACCGGCTGCGGCAAGGAGGATTGCATATGGTGTAATTTTGTGAAAGACAATAAGTTATACGTTGCATTACACGAACACATGGAGGAAGAAGAGGAAATATAA
- a CDS encoding Ig-like domain-containing protein, whose protein sequence is MNQYFRGWAVWLILIAFIFSSGCANIVPPGGGPRDTIPPSLLGVNPPDSSLHFKSKKVTFYFDEYIELDNVIEKLIVSPTLKRTPTVTPKLRTLTMEIKDTLQPNTTYTFNFADAVRDVNERNFIEDFQYVVSTGDYLDSLQVTGRLIAAETGLVDSNVAVMLYRNIDDSVVAKEKPVYYAKTKGDGSFRFKNLAPGQYKLFALKEEDRDLQYNQPTEQIAFADSLLHLHETNVKDITLLLFMEKDSTIKAPVDSSLIAEEEEAAPEEKEEKKKKQPKLHMTAILEQGLQELKQPLSLSFNIPLKAFDSTQISLTEDTLRTPITFTTSLDSTHSRILLHYDWKEGMPYQLIMAKTATTDTLGQQLTKADTVSFKSKSVNDYGKVRVKLTLSDSTKAALQEDTSIHFIVQLVKDKTIKYSGRIVNGSWYQELMQPSEYEIRVLLDQNGNGVWDRGVYYGSPKRQPERVVSFPKKENVKANWLVPINLEL, encoded by the coding sequence ATGAATCAATACTTCAGGGGCTGGGCTGTCTGGCTGATATTAATAGCATTCATTTTCTCTTCCGGCTGTGCCAATATTGTGCCGCCCGGTGGTGGCCCCAGGGACACTATTCCGCCTTCGTTACTGGGCGTAAACCCTCCGGATTCTTCCCTTCACTTCAAAAGCAAAAAGGTTACTTTTTACTTTGATGAATATATTGAACTGGATAATGTGATTGAGAAACTGATCGTATCACCTACATTGAAACGTACCCCCACCGTTACGCCCAAACTACGGACACTAACGATGGAAATAAAAGATACCCTTCAGCCTAATACTACCTACACCTTCAACTTTGCAGATGCGGTAAGGGATGTAAATGAACGGAACTTTATCGAAGACTTTCAGTATGTTGTATCCACAGGGGACTATCTCGATTCCTTACAGGTAACAGGCAGGCTGATCGCAGCAGAAACAGGCCTGGTAGATAGTAACGTGGCTGTAATGCTTTACCGGAATATCGACGATTCTGTAGTAGCCAAAGAAAAACCGGTGTATTATGCCAAAACCAAGGGGGATGGCAGCTTCCGTTTTAAAAACCTGGCACCGGGCCAATACAAGTTATTTGCCCTGAAGGAGGAAGACCGCGACCTGCAATACAATCAGCCCACAGAACAGATTGCTTTTGCGGATAGTTTACTGCACCTGCATGAAACCAATGTGAAAGATATCACCCTCCTGCTTTTCATGGAAAAAGACAGTACGATCAAAGCACCTGTAGATTCCAGCCTGATAGCAGAGGAAGAAGAAGCTGCACCGGAGGAAAAGGAAGAAAAGAAGAAGAAACAACCTAAGCTGCATATGACGGCGATCCTGGAACAAGGCTTGCAGGAACTTAAACAACCCTTATCGCTGTCGTTTAATATCCCGCTTAAAGCATTTGACTCTACCCAGATATCCCTTACAGAAGATACCCTGCGTACACCAATAACCTTTACCACCAGCCTGGACTCTACCCATTCCAGGATATTACTGCATTACGACTGGAAAGAAGGAATGCCCTATCAGCTAATCATGGCTAAAACTGCCACCACGGATACGCTGGGCCAGCAATTAACAAAAGCGGATACGGTGAGCTTTAAATCCAAAAGTGTTAATGATTATGGTAAAGTGCGGGTAAAACTGACACTCAGCGACAGCACCAAAGCGGCCTTGCAGGAGGATACCAGCATCCATTTCATTGTCCAGCTGGTAAAGGATAAAACCATCAAATACAGCGGCAGGATAGTAAACGGCAGCTGGTACCAGGAGCTGATGCAGCCCAGTGAATACGAGATCAGGGTGCTGCTGGACCAGAACGGAAATGGCGTATGGGATCGTGGGGTATATTATGGTTCTCCTAAAAGGCAGCCGGAAAGGGTGGTCAGCTTCCCTAAAAAGGAAAATGTAAAGGCCAACTGGCTGGTGCCCATTAATCTTGAATTATAG
- the recR gene encoding recombination mediator RecR — protein MVFSSALIENAVNEFAKLPGIGKKTALRLVLHLLKQDVNQVQQFSEVMARMRQHIKFCKLCHNVSDEDICSICGSVTRHKNIVCVVESIRDVMAIENTQQFNGVYHVLGGIISPIDGIGPDQLNIHSLVERVQQQAIEEIIMALSPTIEGDTTIYYLSKKLKDYPVKITTIARGIAFGGELEYADEMTLARSISNRLPLESYVQR, from the coding sequence ATGGTTTTTTCCTCTGCATTGATTGAAAACGCGGTAAATGAATTTGCAAAATTGCCCGGCATAGGCAAAAAAACCGCGCTGCGCCTCGTTTTACACCTGCTAAAGCAAGATGTGAACCAGGTACAGCAGTTTAGCGAAGTGATGGCCCGTATGCGCCAGCATATCAAGTTCTGCAAGCTTTGCCATAACGTGTCTGATGAAGATATCTGCAGCATTTGCGGCAGTGTTACACGTCATAAAAACATCGTCTGTGTGGTGGAAAGCATCCGTGATGTAATGGCTATAGAAAATACCCAGCAGTTTAACGGGGTATACCATGTACTCGGGGGGATCATCTCCCCCATTGATGGTATTGGCCCGGACCAGTTAAACATCCATTCCCTGGTAGAAAGGGTACAACAACAAGCCATAGAAGAAATAATTATGGCATTAAGTCCTACTATCGAAGGGGATACGACCATCTACTACCTTTCCAAAAAACTCAAGGACTACCCCGTTAAGATTACCACCATTGCCAGGGGCATTGCGTTTGGCGGTGAACTGGAATACGCGGATGAAATGACCCTGGCACGCTCCATCTCCAACCGCTTGCCGCTGGAAAGCTACGTTCAACGATAA
- a CDS encoding homocysteine S-methyltransferase family protein, whose protein sequence is MKSLADCANERILIIDGAMGTMIQRYKLQEADYRGTRFKDYHTDVQGNNDLLSITQPQIVEAVHREYLEAGADIIETNTFSSTAIAMADYDMQDLAYELNVTSARIAKKVAAEYTAKNPDKPRFVAGAIGPLNKTLSISPDVNNPGFRSVYFDEVAATYTEQVRGLVDGGVDILLIETIFDTLNSKAAIYAIKNYFRQNNIPELPIMISGTITDASGRTLTGQTLEAFYISIMHARPFSVGLNCALGGEEMRPHIAELSQIANCYVSCYPNAGLPNAFGEYDEQPHQTAHIIEDFAKEGFVNIVGGCCGTTPDHIKHIAEHVKNIKPRKLPIVVKELV, encoded by the coding sequence ATGAAATCTTTAGCTGACTGCGCCAATGAGCGCATTTTAATCATTGACGGTGCAATGGGCACCATGATTCAACGTTACAAACTCCAGGAAGCAGACTACAGGGGAACCCGTTTCAAAGACTACCACACGGATGTTCAGGGCAATAATGACCTGCTGAGTATTACGCAACCGCAAATAGTAGAGGCCGTACACCGGGAATACCTCGAAGCAGGTGCTGACATTATTGAAACCAATACTTTCAGCAGTACTGCTATTGCGATGGCTGATTACGATATGCAGGACCTGGCCTATGAACTGAATGTAACATCAGCACGGATCGCCAAAAAAGTAGCTGCAGAGTATACGGCCAAAAATCCTGATAAACCCAGGTTTGTGGCTGGTGCTATCGGCCCGCTGAACAAAACATTATCTATCTCTCCGGATGTAAATAACCCCGGATTCCGCTCTGTATACTTTGATGAAGTAGCTGCTACCTATACAGAACAGGTAAGAGGACTGGTAGATGGTGGTGTGGATATTCTGCTGATAGAAACTATTTTTGATACGCTCAACTCAAAAGCAGCCATCTATGCTATCAAAAATTACTTCCGGCAAAACAATATCCCGGAGCTTCCTATCATGATCTCAGGAACGATTACAGATGCATCCGGCAGAACCCTTACCGGGCAAACACTGGAAGCTTTCTATATCTCCATCATGCATGCACGCCCTTTTTCCGTAGGCCTTAACTGTGCATTGGGCGGCGAAGAAATGCGCCCGCATATCGCAGAACTGTCACAGATTGCCAACTGCTATGTGAGCTGCTACCCTAATGCCGGCCTGCCCAACGCCTTTGGCGAGTATGACGAGCAGCCGCATCAAACGGCACATATTATCGAAGATTTTGCCAAAGAAGGCTTTGTAAATATAGTAGGCGGATGCTGCGGTACCACTCCGGACCACATCAAGCATATTGCCGAACATGTGAAAAATATAAAACCCCGTAAGTTACCCATCGTTGTAAAGGAACTGGTATAA